The following proteins come from a genomic window of Sphingobacteriaceae bacterium:
- a CDS encoding glycine betaine ABC transporter substrate-binding protein, protein MRRLKGLTVIVIALLALLLAACGGGGAPSNGETDNDNGATDPSGEQLTIGYVTWAEDIAVTYLWKALLEEQGYEVEAMEMGAGPLFGGLAQGSIDLFLDAWLPNTHSEYMERYGDQLESLGIWYDTADLGLAVPDYVEIESLSELAAAGDVFGRQIVGIDAGAGLMRITQEEAMPGYGLDDWQLIEGSETTMLAALDKAVENEEPVVVTLWRPHWAFAQYPIRYLDDPENLMNPSGQEELHILATAGFSERHPDVARWLGNFSLDDDTLGSLEVAVLEADDYEEAAREWLEDHRHLVEPWFAE, encoded by the coding sequence TTGCGCCGGCTTAAGGGATTGACCGTTATAGTCATTGCCCTGTTGGCATTACTTTTGGCCGCCTGTGGCGGCGGAGGGGCTCCCAGCAATGGGGAGACAGACAACGACAACGGCGCCACCGATCCCTCGGGAGAGCAGTTGACCATCGGTTACGTCACCTGGGCAGAAGATATCGCCGTCACCTATTTGTGGAAGGCCCTGCTGGAAGAGCAGGGATATGAGGTTGAGGCGATGGAAATGGGGGCAGGACCCCTCTTCGGCGGCCTAGCCCAAGGCAGCATCGACCTATTCCTGGACGCTTGGCTGCCCAACACCCACAGCGAGTATATGGAGCGCTACGGTGACCAATTGGAAAGCTTGGGAATCTGGTACGATACCGCTGACCTGGGCCTGGCGGTCCCTGACTATGTGGAAATTGAATCCTTGTCCGAACTGGCGGCCGCCGGCGATGTGTTCGGCCGGCAAATTGTCGGCATCGATGCCGGTGCAGGCCTGATGCGCATCACCCAAGAAGAGGCCATGCCTGGGTACGGCTTGGATGACTGGCAGCTTATCGAAGGCAGCGAAACGACCATGCTGGCTGCCCTGGACAAGGCCGTGGAAAACGAGGAACCCGTCGTGGTGACCTTGTGGCGGCCCCATTGGGCCTTCGCCCAGTACCCCATCAGGTACTTGGACGATCCGGAAAACTTGATGAACCCCAGCGGCCAGGAAGAACTCCACATTCTGGCCACTGCAGGCTTCAGCGAACGCCATCCGGATGTAGCGCGCTGGCTGGGCAACTTCAGCCTCGACGATGACACGCTGGGCTCCTTGGAAGTAGCAGTTCTTGAAGCCGATGACTACGAAGAAGCAGCCAGGGAATGGCTGGAAGACCATCGCCATTTGGTGGAGCCTTGGTTCGCCGAATAA
- a CDS encoding glycine betaine/L-proline ABC transporter ATP-binding protein, translating into MPQDNLDHGLEPAIRVRGLYKIFGRNPGAILKRVQAGESKDEILKSTGHTLALADVNFEVMPGEIFIVMGLSGSGKSTLVRCLNRLITPTAGEIWIGNSNVAALKPRELRHLRMKKMAMVFQGFGLFPHRTVLDNAAFGLEVAGVKREERYRRALEVLEVVGLKGWADAYPDQLSGGMQQRVGLARALAPDPDILLMDEPFSALDPLIRREMQDELLDLQDRLNKTIVFITHDLDEALKLGNRIAIMKDGRIVQIGKPEQILMEPADDYVASFIGDVDRSKVLHAGDVMMRPDALVRIDHTPRIALRKMEQEGLSSVFVVGPGRKLAGIVTLDDAIAAANREEENLEHLLLDDFPTTGPDTPLQDLIPVAARTRFPIAVIDQDRRLLGIIVRVTILRALVNGAQAQPKPV; encoded by the coding sequence TTGCCACAGGACAATCTTGATCATGGGCTGGAGCCGGCGATTAGGGTTCGTGGCCTGTACAAAATATTCGGCCGCAATCCCGGCGCCATTTTAAAACGGGTGCAAGCCGGCGAGAGCAAGGATGAAATTCTCAAAAGCACCGGCCACACCTTGGCTCTGGCCGATGTGAACTTTGAAGTGATGCCGGGGGAAATTTTTATCGTCATGGGCTTGTCGGGCAGCGGAAAGTCCACCTTGGTGCGCTGCCTCAATCGGCTGATTACACCGACCGCCGGTGAAATTTGGATCGGCAACAGCAATGTGGCCGCATTGAAGCCGAGGGAACTGAGACACTTGCGCATGAAAAAAATGGCCATGGTGTTTCAGGGCTTCGGTCTCTTTCCCCACCGGACGGTATTGGACAATGCCGCCTTCGGACTGGAAGTCGCCGGGGTAAAAAGGGAAGAACGATACCGCCGGGCCCTGGAGGTGCTGGAAGTCGTCGGCTTGAAAGGATGGGCCGACGCCTACCCGGACCAACTGTCGGGGGGCATGCAGCAGCGGGTCGGCCTGGCCCGGGCCCTTGCTCCCGACCCCGACATTCTTCTGATGGACGAGCCCTTTTCCGCCCTGGATCCCCTTATCCGCCGGGAAATGCAGGATGAACTGCTGGACTTGCAGGACCGCCTGAACAAGACGATCGTGTTCATCACCCACGATTTGGACGAGGCGCTGAAGTTGGGTAACCGCATCGCCATCATGAAGGACGGTCGCATAGTTCAAATCGGCAAGCCCGAACAAATTTTGATGGAACCGGCAGATGATTATGTGGCCTCGTTCATCGGTGATGTGGACCGTTCCAAAGTGCTGCACGCCGGTGATGTCATGATGCGGCCCGATGCCTTGGTGCGCATTGACCACACACCACGCATCGCCTTGCGGAAAATGGAGCAGGAGGGTCTTTCCAGTGTTTTCGTAGTCGGTCCCGGGCGGAAATTGGCGGGCATTGTGACCTTGGACGATGCCATTGCTGCAGCCAATCGGGAGGAAGAGAATCTGGAGCATTTGCTGTTAGATGATTTTCCAACAACGGGACCCGATACGCCTCTCCAGGATCTCATACCGGTGGCGGCCCGGACCCGCTTCCCCATTGCCGTCATCGATCAAGACCGGCGGCTTTTGGGGATCATCGTGCGGGTCACCATTTTACGGGCATTGGTCAACGGTGCCCAGGCCCAACCCAAGCCGGTTTAA
- a CDS encoding ABC transporter permease subunit, whose product MFSPWQNIQIPLGQYIVQLVDWLQVHLRVLWDAITVASRWLVATLESGFTFLPPFVVILLLALVAWRVRGVGFGFFTFAAFALVDILGFWQPAMRTAALTVAASFVAVLIGVPTGIIASRRNAFSAFIRPLLDFMQTLPPFVYLVPAIFFLDIGTPAAVFATLVFAIPPAVRLTELGIRQVADELIEAGLAFGATPNQILFKVQLPVAIPTIMAGINQVIMLALSMAVIAGLVGAGGLGSEVNRSLSTLNIGLGFEAGLSVVILAIFLDRLTEGISWRLGRGAKTAQA is encoded by the coding sequence ATGTTTTCTCCCTGGCAAAACATCCAAATTCCCCTCGGTCAATATATAGTCCAGTTGGTCGATTGGCTGCAGGTTCACCTGAGGGTGCTTTGGGATGCCATCACTGTCGCTTCCCGGTGGCTGGTGGCAACCCTGGAGTCGGGCTTCACCTTCCTGCCGCCCTTCGTGGTCATCTTGCTTTTGGCATTGGTGGCTTGGCGGGTGCGGGGAGTGGGCTTCGGATTCTTCACCTTTGCGGCCTTCGCCTTGGTGGACATCCTCGGTTTCTGGCAGCCCGCCATGAGGACGGCGGCTTTGACCGTGGCGGCGAGCTTCGTGGCCGTATTGATCGGTGTGCCCACGGGCATCATTGCCAGCAGACGCAATGCCTTCAGCGCTTTCATACGCCCGCTGCTGGACTTTATGCAGACCCTGCCGCCCTTCGTCTACCTGGTTCCTGCCATCTTCTTCCTCGATATCGGCACTCCCGCGGCTGTGTTCGCCACCCTCGTGTTCGCCATCCCACCGGCAGTACGGCTCACCGAACTGGGCATCCGCCAGGTTGCAGACGAGCTGATTGAGGCCGGCTTAGCCTTTGGCGCCACCCCAAATCAAATTTTGTTCAAGGTGCAGCTGCCGGTAGCCATCCCGACCATCATGGCCGGCATTAATCAAGTTATTATGCTGGCCCTTTCCATGGCGGTCATCGCCGGCCTTGTAGGCGCCGGCGGCCTCGGCAGTGAAGTCAATCGCTCATTGTCGACCTTGAACATTGGGCTGGGCTTTGAAGCCGGGCTGAGCGTCGTTATTTTGGCCATCTTTCTGGACCGCCTGACGGAAGGTATTTCCTGGCGGCTGGGACGGGGTGCCAAAACGGCCCAAGCCTAA